One Flavobacterium sp. 90 DNA segment encodes these proteins:
- a CDS encoding L-rhamnose mutarotase: protein MITQKYCLALDLNDDPALMAEYKKYHEKIWPEITESITKSGIENLDIYCVGNRMFMIIEANETFTFERKGQMDANNPIVQKWEELMWKYQKALPWAKEGEKWMLMDKIFDLHENR, encoded by the coding sequence ATGATAACTCAAAAATATTGTCTTGCATTAGATTTGAATGACGATCCGGCATTGATGGCTGAATACAAGAAATATCATGAAAAGATTTGGCCGGAAATCACAGAAAGTATCACCAAGTCGGGGATTGAAAATCTTGATATTTATTGCGTTGGTAACAGAATGTTTATGATTATTGAGGCGAATGAAACTTTTACTTTTGAAAGAAAAGGGCAAATGGACGCTAATAATCCGATAGTTCAGAAATGGGAAGAACTGATGTGGAAATATCAAAAGGCATTGCCTTGGGCGAAGGAAGGTGAAAAATGGATGCTAATGGATAAAATATTTGATTTGCATGAAAATAGATAG
- a CDS encoding amidohydrolase family protein → MKIDSHQHFWKYEPVKDAWINEEMKVIKRDFLPSDVKPLLLENQIDGCVAVQADQSEDETRFLLDLAKENNFIKGVVGWVDLCAENIEERLEYYIKYEKLKGFRHIVQAEADIDFMLSEKFQNGISKLLKYSFTYDILISPKHLENARKLVAKFPEQKFVIDHLAKPDFKNKKFSDWEKDVRAIAQFPNVMCKVSGLVTEADWNNWTASDFTYCLDVVTEVFGIDRLMFGSDWPVSLLAASYAESCDIAEDYFSKFSKADQDKFWSKNAIIFYDLND, encoded by the coding sequence ATGAAAATAGATAGCCACCAACATTTTTGGAAATACGAGCCTGTAAAAGATGCTTGGATCAATGAAGAAATGAAAGTGATCAAACGTGATTTTTTACCTTCAGATGTAAAACCTTTATTGTTAGAAAATCAGATTGATGGTTGTGTGGCTGTTCAGGCAGATCAGAGTGAAGATGAAACTCGTTTTCTTTTGGATTTGGCAAAAGAGAATAATTTTATCAAAGGTGTTGTGGGTTGGGTAGATTTATGTGCTGAAAATATTGAAGAGCGTTTGGAATATTATATCAAATATGAAAAACTAAAAGGATTCAGACACATTGTTCAGGCCGAAGCAGATATTGATTTTATGTTGTCGGAAAAATTTCAAAATGGAATTTCGAAATTGCTAAAATATAGTTTCACTTATGATATTTTGATTTCTCCAAAACATTTGGAAAATGCAAGAAAACTTGTTGCAAAATTCCCGGAACAAAAGTTTGTTATCGATCATTTGGCGAAACCGGATTTCAAAAATAAAAAATTCAGTGATTGGGAAAAAGATGTCAGAGCTATAGCGCAATTTCCTAACGTGATGTGTAAGGTTTCAGGTTTAGTGACTGAAGCCGACTGGAATAATTGGACCGCTTCGGACTTTACTTATTGTTTAGATGTGGTTACTGAGGTATTTGGAATTGATCGATTGATGTTTGGCAGTGATTGGCCGGTGAGTTTACTGGCAGCATCTTATGCAGAATCATGTGATATTGCAGAAGATTATTTTTCGAAATTTTCGAAAGCAGATCAGGATAAATTCTGGAGCAAGAATGCAATAATTTTTTATGATTTAAATGATTAA
- a CDS encoding SDR family oxidoreductase: protein MNLNLKDKIIIVTGGAKGIGFGICKVLAAEGAIPVIIGRADTDNQIAVKEIEAEGGKVLSVVAELTHPEACKNAVDQVIQLCGRIDGLINNAGVNDGVGLESGDYESFMASIHKNLVHYYLMAQHALPELKKTKGAIVNIGSKVGDTGQGSTSAYAASNGGRNALTREWAVELLKYGIRVNSVIVAECYTPLYDTWIKTLENPEQKLKEITAKIPLGNRMTTAEEIANMTVFLLSDKSSHTTGQLIYVDGGYTHLDRSL from the coding sequence ATGAACCTTAATCTTAAAGACAAAATAATTATTGTAACCGGTGGAGCAAAAGGAATAGGATTTGGGATTTGCAAAGTTTTGGCTGCCGAAGGAGCTATTCCTGTAATAATTGGAAGAGCTGATACCGACAATCAAATTGCTGTTAAAGAAATCGAAGCTGAAGGAGGAAAAGTATTATCAGTCGTTGCTGAATTGACTCATCCGGAAGCTTGTAAAAATGCCGTCGACCAAGTAATTCAACTTTGCGGTCGCATTGATGGGTTAATCAATAATGCTGGTGTCAATGATGGCGTTGGTTTGGAAAGTGGAGATTACGAAAGTTTTATGGCATCGATTCATAAAAACTTAGTTCATTATTATCTGATGGCGCAACATGCTTTGCCTGAGTTGAAAAAAACAAAAGGAGCAATTGTAAATATAGGTTCAAAAGTTGGAGATACCGGACAAGGAAGTACGTCAGCTTATGCGGCTTCAAATGGTGGACGCAATGCTTTAACCCGCGAATGGGCTGTCGAATTATTGAAGTACGGAATACGCGTCAATTCCGTAATTGTGGCGGAATGTTATACGCCTTTATACGATACATGGATTAAAACACTTGAAAATCCGGAGCAAAAGTTAAAAGAAATTACAGCCAAAATTCCGTTAGGAAACAGAATGACAACCGCAGAAGAAATCGCCAATATGACCGTCTTCTTATTATCTGATAAATCAAGTCACACAACAGGTCAGTTGATTTATGTAGATGGAGGATATACACATTTAGATCGTTCCTTATAG